In Fragaria vesca subsp. vesca linkage group LG1, FraVesHawaii_1.0, whole genome shotgun sequence, the sequence ACTCAGACGGCGTAGTTTAATCCTGGCATACGATATGCCGGGACTGGGATCGCTGGTGAAGACGGTAGTTGGAAGGTTTGAGAGATGCATGAGCACCAGAACAGCTGTGATGAGCTTCGGCGACGGCAACCACGGCGCTCTCGGGTTACCCACTTCCTTAATGGGCCTGGGTGTCGACGCCTACGAGCCCACCCGGGTTCCTTCTCTCCCTTCCGACATCACCGCCGTCACCGCCGGCCATTATCACTCCCTGGCGGTCACCTCTCAAGGTCAGCTTTGGGCCTGGGGAAGAGACCTCGAGGCCCAGCTCGGCCGTGGCGGTCCTTCTCCCAGGTAAAGGTGTCAGCTTTACAGCTTCTTTGAGCTCTATGAAGCAGCCCAAATGGACCCTTTTAACCCTTTGGTGTTTTAGGATTGTGTAGAAATTGATTTCAGTTTCAGAATTCAGAGAAATAGTTCTGGTAATGTAGCAATTGACGACTGTAATGTTACTAATTTTAGTCGATGATGATTTCTTAGAGTAACATTCAGCAATGTAGTTTGTTAATGTGGCCAAGATTAACCAAAGGCATGCAATTTTTTCGTTTTTTGGATTGATATGGAAGACCCCATTTTGATGGAGCTTGTTTATTGTTATCTCATTTACTTCAGCAGTTTAGCCTTTTATACGAATTGATAAATGGTGAGTTGTTTGTATATTGAGTAGTTGTTATTATTGGCAGAGATTCGTGGAATGAACCGAGGAGGGTAACGGGATTGGATCGAGTAAATGTGTGTTCTGCATTTGCGTCTGGTGTCATTTCTGTGGCTATTGGAGATGATGGTTCTCTGTGGGTTTGGGGGAAGTCGAAGCGTGGCCAGCTTGGTCTGGGAGAGCAAGTCATGGAGGCTGTGGTGCCTTCCCGAGTTGAAGCGCTTGCCGGTGAGAAAATTACTAAGGTGCGCTCTTATGCTTTAGGTAGGAATACTGAATGATACGCTGTGATGCAATAAGTGACTCCCCGATTGGCCAGAAACATAAATAAAATGTATGAACTTTGTCTTGGATTCTTGAATGTTGTTTACTTCATAAGATGGAAGTTTTGGAGCACAAATGTTCTGTGGCAGGTTGCACTTGGTTGGGGGCATGCTCTTGCATTGACTGAGGATGGAAAGTTGTTTGGTTGGGGTTATTTTGCTGACGGTAGGTTAGGAAGCATTAAAGAATATTCAGAGACATCTCAACTGGAATCTACTTCGAGTAATCAAGAACTGTCGAGTTCATCTTTCGAAACTGCTGAGAAGCTGGTTTTAGAAGGAATGGCCAAGGAGAATAACATGCCAATAGTTTGGGAACCCAGTTTAGTGAGGGAACTACATTCTATTAAAGTTGTAGACATTGCATGTGGTCTTGATCATTCATTAATTCTTTGTGGTAGGTAGTGCTGTTCACATTTATACGCTTATGCAGATATAGATATCGGCTCATGCTTGTTTGTTCTAATTGTAGAGTTGTTTCAGGTGATGGGACACTACTGAGTTGTGGGAGCAACGTATATGGTCAGTTGGGAAGAGAAAAACAGAATGTAGGATTACTTCCTGTTGATATAAGCTTCCGTCCAATGTCTATAGCAGCCGGGCTTGGCCATTCTTTGGCAATTTGCCAGGTTCCATCATCAGATGTTATGGGAGGAGCCACAGGTATTATTACATGGGGTTGGAATCAGACCTCTCAGCTCGGTAGGGGTGGGCCAGAAAATATTCCATTCGGAGTTGAAGGATTGGAAGGGGAAACTCCCGTATCAGTATCAGGAGGTCGTGTGCATTCCATTGCTCTCACATCTAAGAGAGAAGTTTGGGTTTGGGGTTCTGGTAAGAATGGAAGGCTTGGGTTAGGAAGCTCCTGTGATGAACCTGAACCAATTGTGCTGGACTCTGTTGAGGGTTGTGAAGTTTTACAAGCTGTATCAGGATTTGATCATAACATGGTCCTAATTGCCGAATGATAAGAATGACTGAGTGATTAAAATAATCATTTTTTTGCTTCGCCTTCCTGTTCTCTTTGATGGCTTTTATGCTTCTATATTGGTCCAAGTTAGTCTGAAAGTTGGTATCATTCCTCCATCAGAATTTGAATACTCCAGCCAACAGAACGAAACATATTGGTGCTGCTTTGTTACACATTTCAAATGATTTGTAAGGATATAAAGAGGGAATGGTTTCCACTGCAGGGACAGTGTAGAGATCGACATTGAATCTTTTTCTTTATCATGGTGGAATGTGAGTGTATATAAACTGTCTGATCTCGTGGTTTTTCAGTTTGAGTTGAGATGGTATTTTGTGTTTCTGTGATTGCATATGGAATCAAAGTGACAATTCAGTAGAATGTTGAAGAACTTTCACTAGGTACAAGAGAAATGTACATGCAAGAAGAAGAATATCACACGGTAAGGCTTGGTGTATTTGTTACAGTTTAATCTCACACAAATAAACTTCTGCTTTTTGCAGTAGTAATTGTTTGCATACTCTGAGAAATCTTATAACCTTCTGCAACTTTTGCAAGAGGTGCAAGTATGCGTTACTTCAAATTAAACCAAATTGATGTTCATGAATCATCAGCATTTTGGAAGGTCCTTAGGCGGAGGCAGAACAGATTGATGTTTGCCCGGTCCATCTTCGACAACAAATGCCGTTTTCAATCCCCATCCGGTATGAAGCTCCAAATGACAGTGCATGAACCAAACGCCTACACATCCAAACAAGGAAAAGCTAAACACACGATATGATGCATAATGTGGAATTGCTTAGACAATGTGGTTTCAGAAAATGAAGTAGTTTGGTAATGTCATACCTGGATTATCAGCTCTGAAACGAATGGCAGTCCAACCACCGGTTGGAACGCCGACGGTGTTTCTCTCAACAGGATCAACCAAGTTGTACTTAGCCGGGTCCTTGGCAGGATCAAAATTCCCAATACCGGTTCCAACAACAAAGAAGTTGTATCCATGAAGATGGAATGGATGTGACTCCACTGTTAGAAGATTGGTGTCCTGCAAAACCAACTCAACTGTAGAGTTGAATGCAATCTTGCTCAGTCTGGTGCCTTTGGAAGTCCCAAGATTGGCTGTGAGTGGTGCACCAGTATAGTTGAAAGGAGTTGGTGGCTTATCAGGGAAGTTAGTCTTAAACACCCCTTTGATGTTGAAGTAATGAGCTTGCAAAAGCGCAACTTGGGGCATCTCAAAAGTGATATTGTTCAAGGAAGCAACAAATCGTGTTCCGTTAAGGCAACTTGGGCAAGATTGTGTTCCGAAACCAATAGTGTAGAACAGGTGTCTGTCGACTTTGAGAGGTACATTTGCTGGGAATTTTGGAGTGTTTAAGCTTTTGAGCTTCTTGTCGTAGCCTAAAGCAAAGGTGGTGTCATTAGGGGAAGGAAGTTGGGGAAGGATAGGTAGAACAGAGTTGGGGACTCCTCTGTATTGAAGTATGGCCGTGACAGTCTTGTTGTCTATTTGTAGTGGAGCATCCATGAAAGGCCTAGCAGCCATGAAGTACCTGTTTGGTACTTGATTAGCTTGGACAAGAACGTTTGTTGTCTGGCCTGGTGCAATTAGTATAGCTTGAGTAGTGAATGGTTTTGTGTAGACTGCATCAACCTCCACTACTGTCAAGTTGTGACCAGCAATGCCAAAGAAAAGTTCGTCGTTGAGCGCTGCGTTGATGATTCTCAAGAGGTATGTCTTCCCTTGCTCAACCTCCATTGCATATGTATCTGAACAACCAAAATAGAACAATATGGTCAAGTTACAAGTTTGTATGGTAGGTTGGCCTAAAAATGTTCAAAGGTTCTTGTAGATTTAGTCTTTCGGGCACAAAATCAATGCAAAAGATACTGGGACTGAAGGGCTTGCTTACGTTTCTCGGAGCATGGAAACAATGGCCCTGGCTTGCCATTGATGGTGTGAGCATCTGAGGAATTTGGCGGCAAGCCCATGTTGGTTCCTTGCTTGACAACTTCTTCGACATCCGCATTCCACCATTCTCCTAGCACAATTTCAGCTTCCCTATGTGGCTGTGGAAAAGGAAATGGGGTGCCTTGTTTAGGCATGATTACAATTGCGCCATAAACAGTGGCTCTTAGCCAAAGAATATGTGCATGCCACCACAATGTTCCTCTTTGACCTGTTACATTGAAGGCATAGGTGTAGCTATTCCCAGTCTGGATAGGACACTGTGTCACATATGCTGGTCCATCCGCCCAACCATTTCGGTACTGTTTCAATCCATGCCTGCAAGAATAGTACAATCAATGTTATCTTTTCACCATCTCAAACATAAGATGTCATACTTGTCTACCATATCAATGTTTAATCCTTACCAGTGAATTGACATGTTATATTGAGCATGGTTTGTAACATTGACAAGAACGCTATCTCCTTCCCTGACATAGATAGTTGGCCCCGGAAACCTCCCGTTTACGGTAACAATGGGTTTTGCATGACACAATCTGCTCACATTCTTCACTTGTATCTGGGAAAGCACAAAGGATTAATTATGTCATCAAATTGAGTACTACACCTCTATCTCTTATTTCTTGATTAGCCATGATTGTATGTAAGTAATATTAACGAACAATTACTTACATCAAATTGGTATTTCTTTATGGCAGCTTCTGCTGGAGAAGTGGATGAACCAAGAAACAAGCCAAAGAAAACGAAGGCCAACCCACAAAAAATCTGATTCCAGCTGCTACTGCTAGCCATTTTCTCTGGCTATGAACAACTTCAACTGTAATGTGTCTATGTGATGATGCATATTGGAGCCAAAGATCTCAAATATTTATACGAACTCTTCTATTAGTTTGTTACAGGGGCTGTGGCTCATTAGGTGAGAATTGAGAAGGGTCCTTGGAAGCAAAACACTGATAGGGACTAACATTGGCTTTGACTGACTTAAAGGCTGGGATTGCCATAAACCCAAGGAGAGGTTTTCAGAAACCCCAGATTTTAAAATCCATAAAGGATATATTTGAACATTAACCAAGCTTTAAGGTAAAGGAATAGAATTGAGAACGAAGATGATATACACGATGGAAACTAAGCATTGGTTTCAAATTAAGTGCCAACTATGCAATGGAAATGCTTTACTACTGGTATGTTTCTCTGGGTCAGATGTCATTCTCTAAAAGCCTGGTTAAGTTATAGACGATTTTTCTTTATGTTTATATATCAAAGATAGAGAATTATTTCTTTGATGCAGAGAGACTTGCTTGCAAGATTTCCTCCTGGCATTTAGGGTTGTTTTCGTTTTTACTTATTGGGGAATCGTTTCATTAAGCTACTTCCATAACAGATTTCCTCTTGCTTCTGGCCAAAGCATTATCTAATGGAACAAATACAGAAATACATAACATACAAACACACCCGTATTGTTGGCTTAACTACGTTATAATCATTTTACCAAAGTTCTTCCATCTCTCTTTGATTTGCCACTATTATTCCAGATTCTTTGGAGTTGAGTTCGATTCACAGTGACATACATTGATATATCCCTTAAATTAATCATAGTGTATAAGCTTATGGAGAATATTAGGTCGACATATGCTAATATTAGTCAGAAAGTGTCAAGTTTATCCAACAGCCAGCAGAATCAGTGCAAGTGAAAACCCCAAAGCTGTTTTGTTCAGTTTCGTCATGCAATAGTATTGGGAACAAAATCATTTTGTCACTAGTTTTGTATCTGATACTAGTGATATTTACTATATATATATATATTTGTTGTACTGAAGTCAGCACTGTTCAATGACACTGTTCACGTGAACAGTGCTGTGTAAATTTTTTTTTTAAAAAAAAGAGTTATTTCCTCCTTCTGTTGTTGTTGTTGTTGTTGTTTGTTGTGTAGACGTGGACTTTCTTATTCTCTTAGTTTATGTCATGTCTTATATTAATGATTAAACTGTTTAAATTATGAATATTTGGTCATCTTTATTTATCTTGATTTTCAAGTTATAAATGTTTATAACGAATGAATAAATGAACCATTTCTTCTTCTAAATTCAAGACTCAATTTGTCGATATCAAATTACAAATTTACAGCTGTGACCATGAATTTGTTAACAGGACAAATAAGATTGCAGGAAAAAACTGTATCTAACTTAGTTTACAGGACATGTACAATTGATTGCTCGAGTTGTATTTGTTGAATCTGTCCCTGTGGTTTTTTAACTTATGGAAGAAAAAAAATACACATTGCCTTATGTTGCAAGGTCCAGTGATTTGTAAGTATAAGGATTTGAAGTCGAGAACAGTAAACTTTTGGTGAATAAAAATAAACTACACACACCAAAAGTGAAGTCATACAAAATCAAATGGAACTTAAAATAACTAATAAGTTTATGCCGAATTTTAGTCGTTATTATATCTTTTCAATAGTCTCTGTCAAGATTTTATGGTGTTTGATGTTTAGGATCAGTGCTGTATAAGGTAGCTATTATGTTAACCAATATAGTTTTACAATTTTAGAAGATGGATTTACAGTTGAATGAATAAGCAGTTGGCCAAATGTTTTAGAAATAAATGTGAAATTCATTGGTATCTGCAAGTTGAAAATTGAGAAGATTTTGCAAACTTCTTCATCTTAGCAAACTCAATGCTCTGCAATGTCCTACGTTGTATTCCCATTCTTTCATACAACTCTTTCATTTTCAGTTTCATCCTTAATTTTATAAGTTATGATCGTGTCTTGAATTACAGTACACTTCACAGATATGCAATGTGGAATTGAATGTCCTCGAGAAATTGACTTTTTCTGTTTTCTTCAGAACTTGGAGAATGAAAGAACATCTGGAGCTTCTATAGCTTTTCGCCATAAGATAAACATGCCGACGCAATATTGGACTAATTTGATGGTGTAATGAACAACAAGAACAGTGTTTTTTAGCTATTTTAGAGATGAAGAAACATACAATTAATTAAAGAAAGAGGAGTGAGCAAACAAATTCTTAATAGAAGATGAAAGAACTCATATTGCTGGAAATGTCATTTGAATGACAATGAAACACATAATAGGTATCCATAAACAGTTAACCAATGTTAAGCATGTGTCCTTTGGGATACCTACATTGTAAAGATTCAAATCAATTGTGAGACTCATTGGTACAATATTTCCACCAATTTTTGTGAATACATAAATCTCAGAATAGGAGCAACTTAGTAATAGATATAAATAAACCTCGAATCTGAGTTATCAAACAAAAAAGCGCGGTAACTGAGTAACATGTGATGACTTTTGATTTATCTGAGTAACATCAGAGTGATCATAAAACATACTTATTAATCTTTTCTTTTATTCGATCATACTAGATGGAGGAAGTTTTGAGTTATGAGAAACTTCATACATACCGCAGCAAAGCGCATGTCAGATTTCTAGTGCCATCAAATTGCATGTTCCTCACAACAGTTGAACAGCAAAGCCATGTAACTTTAACTAATTCCGGCTACACAATTTGCATATAAATAATATGGTGAACATGTTAACTTGATATACATTGCACGTACCATGCTATGCATATTCACAGTCACAGACAATTTATCCTATTCTAGTCTATGATAATCCTCAATTACTGTATGTCTAACATGATCAGATCTTCTGGAAGACAGGAACAGACATATATTAATCCGCGAGGAGTTTGTGGAACAATTCAAAAAAAGAACAAAACACTACTGAGTAGTACTGATCGATGGATGATTCGTAAAAGCAAGGTTCATTAACAGTGCTGCGATGGAGATAGATAGATAGGAGCGCACGTCGACAATGGCTGGCAAGGAGCTGGAGCAAAATATTACAGTCGCCATCGAAATCCAACCAACTGATAATTATAGCAGCAGCTCTGGTATATATACAGTATATAGTGTCTCCTCCTCAATGGAACCCTAAAAATAATTGATGAGACAAATAACATGCTTGCATTAGTGGACGTCGTACACATCAGGGCTCCACTTCATCAACCTCTCCAGCTGCTATCCCATGCAACAGTAGTTGTAGCTAGGAATCAATATCTCGTCTCTCATCATTTTTTTTCTTCTTTGGACAATCAAACGTGCACTGGGTTTTGTTTATATTTTGGTCCTCTTAGTTGACATTCTGATCCCAGCAAGGGTTTGTGTAGGTAGGGGCGTAGGGCTTCATTGTTCTCCATGGGTATAGAAATCTGTAAATGGAAAATCAAATGGGGAATGATGACTGAAATGAACAATATATATAGGTAGATTAATTAGGGTGATTTTAAAAGTTTAGATAATACATAGATATATGAAGCTGCTGATATGAGTTGGTTTGCGTTAAACCCATAAAGTTATTTTTTAAAAAGAAATGTAGTTAAAAATCTTTATTACTACCGGATTCTAAAAGATGAACAAAGTTAAACATGAAAGAAGTGTAGCGCAACAACAAATGAGATCACAATCTCCTTTCGATGAAATATGTTATACCTACAAGATAAAAAATAAAGTATGCTTTACGGAGAAATGATACAATTATGTTTAACACTTGTAGATATATTCAAACAAAGGAATCTGTAATATATTCCCTAACTTTAATTAGAGATTTCTAAATTACAACTAGAACAAACAGAATGATTCAGCTTGTAGGATATTTCCAAGCATATTAGAGCTAAAACTTACCTGCCATTCTTGTTCGCTTTCCAACGTGTCCAAGTTCAGTCCCATGAGAAAGTTGATCCCAAGCTTTCAAATCAAATGAAAGCAACAATTTTTGTTCTCATGCTGATAATAACATATCTATGCTTTCTCTATATTTAGGCCCCTACTTAAGGAAACCTAATTAATACTTTCAAGAAAAAAGGGAAACCTAATTAATCAAACTTAAAATGAGATAAGGTCTAGGTTAAACGCTCTTATATGAAGCAGACGATGGGATAAGATCGACCATCTACAAGCCAACATGGATACATGCATGCACACCACAAATACTCGTTATGAATAAGATTTCCACCTGATCGATTGTCCATGAATATTTGTTGACAGATATAAGATAATTAAATAGAATACTAGACTACTAATCGTTCTTGAACAACAAATAGAGAACTAGCTATCTAATTAGTATGATAGTGCATGCATGTCATTTGTTGAAAATAGTTAAAATTTCATTTCACCAACACCTAATTAACAATGAATAAAACCGAGGTTGTTGTGATATGTTTCTCAAACGTAAACAATAAGTTTTTAATGTATCACTCATTTGATATATCGATAATTTCTCTAACTTGAACTCCTTGCAATTGATTCAAATCAAAGAAAACAGCATAAGTTCTATAATTCCAACCCCGGTAGTACATCAAAATAATTTATATATACTGTGTTCTTGAAAATTCGAATTCCCCGTATCTTCATTTACTGAATCAAATTCCCATAAAAATCATATCAAT encodes:
- the LOC101314321 gene encoding laccase-11-like; the protein is MASSSSWNQIFCGLAFVFFGLFLGSSTSPAEAAIKKYQFDIQVKNVSRLCHAKPIVTVNGRFPGPTIYVREGDSVLVNVTNHAQYNMSIHWHGLKQYRNGWADGPAYVTQCPIQTGNSYTYAFNVTGQRGTLWWHAHILWLRATVYGAIVIMPKQGTPFPFPQPHREAEIVLGEWWNADVEEVVKQGTNMGLPPNSSDAHTINGKPGPLFPCSEKHTYAMEVEQGKTYLLRIINAALNDELFFGIAGHNLTVVEVDAVYTKPFTTQAILIAPGQTTNVLVQANQVPNRYFMAARPFMDAPLQIDNKTVTAILQYRGVPNSVLPILPQLPSPNDTTFALGYDKKLKSLNTPKFPANVPLKVDRHLFYTIGFGTQSCPSCLNGTRFVASLNNITFEMPQVALLQAHYFNIKGVFKTNFPDKPPTPFNYTGAPLTANLGTSKGTRLSKIAFNSTVELVLQDTNLLTVESHPFHLHGYNFFVVGTGIGNFDPAKDPAKYNLVDPVERNTVGVPTGGWTAIRFRADNPGVWFMHCHLELHTGWGLKTAFVVEDGPGKHQSVLPPPKDLPKC
- the LOC101297083 gene encoding E3 ubiquitin-protein ligase HERC2-like, which translates into the protein MPGLGSLVKTVVGRFERCMSTRTAVMSFGDGNHGALGLPTSLMGLGVDAYEPTRVPSLPSDITAVTAGHYHSLAVTSQGQLWAWGRDLEAQLGRGGPSPRDSWNEPRRVTGLDRVNVCSAFASGVISVAIGDDGSLWVWGKSKRGQLGLGEQVMEAVVPSRVEALAGEKITKVALGWGHALALTEDGKLFGWGYFADGRLGSIKEYSETSQLESTSSNQELSSSSFETAEKLVLEGMAKENNMPIVWEPSLVRELHSIKVVDIACGLDHSLILCGDGTLLSCGSNVYGQLGREKQNVGLLPVDISFRPMSIAAGLGHSLAICQVPSSDVMGGATGIITWGWNQTSQLGRGGPENIPFGVEGLEGETPVSVSGGRVHSIALTSKREVWVWGSGKNGRLGLGSSCDEPEPIVLDSVEGCEVLQAVSGFDHNMVLIAE